A window from Enterocloster bolteae encodes these proteins:
- a CDS encoding SpaA isopeptide-forming pilin-related protein — protein MCKTRRIIAFLLAMLIAIPTISLSTVHAAEEGSDITKITVVKGKDINDIKYDGRNVLHSSAWWYDEEGNKNPAFCVDPNKAGPGEYFAGKYDLNVAGAETNEKIAAIINNSIPYKTYQELGVNSEEEAYAATKAAIWCVIGVSQYTDRGKWNAPDKPQVTALFNKLVDLALNNPEPVKAAVYGTIKVDEEPVEEGNYFVQRFQVKETSNSGKKITKYKVELTGDYPVGTIITGEDGIEKTQFKGDETFAIRIPKTSVPVGGSVEANVKISANLYSNVILIGKPLNGLDGKVQDMEIGMPNQPITINAKMVIGKSTETDESGDGKLKVIKLDATDNATPLAGVTFDCYNAQGHLIDTGTTDESGIWEPNITESGTYTVVERSTNNRYQLTEPTTLVITVEPDQTATATFRDYPPHIVVTEKEDAETGEPIPGVQYEIMQIDGKGAWRATGKTDAEGKITWEDVPDGTYLVREVSTVEGYILDQTPQYVTVRNGQAAGLKFLNSKFPGLTIIKIDQQTGEVITDPATFKVEQVDGSYTTTVTTENGVATLKNVPVGTYKITEVTAPEGYALGDCPQTVYLGKDKNVQVVMKNLKKPVLTIEKIDGQTGDPVPGTKFEIKKSDGTLIGTVTTGADGKVTVGMKGGELGYLDPDVYTVTEVFVPEPYVLTGEHQDIRLNAGDSKSLLFANLEMPSITVEKYDEETGEKLPGAQFAIYEQADTARPVVEGMTDENGKFTSGYIKPGTYVVKELNPPPGYMFSDKTSPDRVIVAKPGDGEIIVKVDNIKLPELTIKKIDSVTKEPIPGVVYEVKEVDDTSVQPTTATTDENGMIVIPGLKAGTYEITEISTPKPYILNDTPQRVKLEAGDHKTLMFENIKYPTLIIEKTDYTTNKGIPNTTFKIEHEEDDGAITTVGTFKTDENGRIKLPYVEPGWYIITETIPAQGYQKPTNPVTRIYLNPGDNSYLKDDNIAGGGGTGGIGGGTTTDGIEITSGNDYEVVDGIVNYPLNSLVIKKADANTGEMLDGATFEVFRITGETSGQNGKLICTATTDHSGVIVITGLEAGAYAVREAKAPNNYIIAETDMQTVNMKADGTSVVEVVFRNYPYGSLLITKVDALTNKPLSNATFQVTTGDGTVVGNSNGMYTTNSDGEILIPNLKPGSYVVTERIAPEGYACDTKPQTIEIGTDGATYKVHFQNQPMCSLVILKKDADNGNPLSGAQFKVTTSKGDVIGRNNGIFTTDSNGSITISYLAKDSYIVEEVKAPDGYVLEEQSKTIALDYGKTYTLEFTNKKMTSLVVKKIDAVTGEPLPGAKFFVEKQNGEHVGEYTTDNTGTILLPTLDPDWYVVRETKAPEGYILDETPKTVEVKTNVPTVVTFDNKPLSGIKIVKTDSETGEPLEGVSFSVSKMNGEKIGTFKTDKEGMVYISDLEDGYYTVTETEGLEGYHWDKEPKTVEVKSGKQTILEVENQPYSGLVIEKTNSRTGDPIEGVEFLVTKFNGEQIGYYETDESGLIVIEGLEEGTYLVKETKEAKGYKLDSEAKEVEIKDGKRTTLKVENDPMSSVLIHKIDSVTGEGIPGVKFLLYDSDNEPIGQFETDDEGYIWIRKELPEGKYKLRELEPAEGYISDNSEKTFYVQKGRTTEIEWENTPEVGQIVITKRSSEFNELTGLPAGSPLSGAVFEIYNTTGNLVDKISSGSNGVAASKGLPVGVYTIKEVSAPRYYALNDKTLLAEIRHNGDIVRFEVLNSSISLNLTVQKKGPNAASPGQTIQYDIYEVQNGSTGTLENFYIHDRIPTDATRALKIVTGTYSERMYYKITYKTNYRDYRVLAENLLTKNSYEYSLHPNVLGLANGEYVTDVRLEFPKASPGFKMLENMSVFCQVMPNMPKDYRIVNRADVGGRYGNEWESAKTSWNTTVWTVNTPPVTLPKTGY, from the coding sequence GGAGAATACTTTGCTGGAAAGTATGACTTGAATGTGGCTGGCGCAGAAACAAATGAAAAAATTGCCGCCATCATCAATAACAGCATTCCATATAAAACGTATCAGGAATTAGGTGTAAACAGTGAAGAAGAAGCCTATGCTGCTACAAAGGCAGCCATTTGGTGCGTGATTGGTGTATCACAGTACACAGACCGAGGAAAATGGAATGCACCCGATAAACCACAGGTGACAGCTTTATTTAACAAACTGGTTGATCTAGCATTGAATAATCCTGAACCAGTAAAAGCAGCAGTATACGGTACGATTAAGGTGGATGAAGAACCAGTGGAAGAAGGAAACTACTTTGTACAGCGTTTTCAGGTAAAGGAAACAAGTAATTCTGGAAAGAAAATCACAAAGTATAAGGTCGAATTGACTGGTGATTATCCAGTTGGAACAATCATTACAGGTGAAGATGGCATCGAAAAAACACAGTTCAAAGGTGATGAAACATTTGCGATCCGTATTCCCAAGACTTCTGTCCCTGTTGGTGGCAGTGTGGAAGCAAATGTAAAGATTTCGGCAAATCTGTATTCCAATGTTATCTTGATCGGCAAGCCTTTGAATGGACTGGATGGCAAAGTGCAGGATATGGAAATCGGGATGCCGAATCAGCCCATTACTATTAATGCCAAAATGGTAATTGGTAAGTCTACTGAAACGGATGAATCCGGTGATGGTAAACTAAAAGTCATCAAGCTGGATGCCACAGATAATGCAACCCCTTTGGCAGGTGTAACATTTGATTGTTATAATGCACAGGGGCATTTAATTGATACAGGTACCACAGATGAATCTGGTATTTGGGAACCGAATATTACGGAGTCTGGTACCTATACGGTAGTAGAACGCTCTACCAATAATAGATATCAGTTGACTGAGCCAACCACTTTGGTCATTACGGTAGAGCCGGATCAAACAGCAACGGCAACATTTCGTGATTATCCGCCGCATATTGTGGTGACAGAAAAAGAAGATGCAGAAACAGGTGAACCAATTCCTGGTGTGCAGTATGAAATCATGCAGATCGATGGAAAAGGGGCTTGGAGAGCAACAGGCAAAACCGATGCAGAAGGAAAAATCACATGGGAAGATGTACCAGACGGTACCTATCTTGTAAGAGAAGTATCCACTGTAGAAGGATATATCTTGGATCAGACACCTCAATATGTAACCGTAAGAAATGGACAGGCTGCCGGATTAAAATTTTTGAATAGTAAATTTCCAGGCTTGACTATCATCAAGATCGACCAGCAGACAGGCGAAGTCATTACTGATCCAGCTACTTTCAAAGTAGAACAGGTAGACGGCAGTTACACAACCACAGTCACAACAGAAAATGGTGTTGCTACACTGAAAAATGTACCCGTAGGTACTTATAAAATCACAGAAGTAACTGCACCTGAAGGATACGCATTGGGTGATTGCCCTCAGACCGTATACCTTGGCAAAGACAAGAATGTTCAGGTGGTTATGAAGAACCTGAAGAAACCTGTGCTTACCATCGAAAAGATCGACGGACAGACAGGTGATCCAGTACCAGGCACCAAGTTTGAAATCAAGAAATCCGACGGAACTTTGATCGGTACCGTAACAACAGGTGCAGATGGCAAAGTAACAGTCGGTATGAAAGGTGGCGAACTTGGGTACCTTGATCCCGATGTTTATACCGTAACAGAAGTCTTTGTACCAGAGCCTTATGTGCTGACAGGCGAACATCAGGATATCAGACTGAATGCAGGCGATAGCAAGTCCTTGTTATTTGCAAACCTTGAAATGCCCAGCATCACCGTTGAAAAATACGATGAAGAAACAGGCGAAAAATTGCCAGGTGCTCAGTTTGCTATCTATGAGCAGGCTGATACCGCACGTCCAGTTGTTGAAGGTATGACTGACGAAAACGGTAAATTTACCTCCGGCTATATCAAACCAGGTACTTATGTGGTCAAAGAACTGAATCCACCTCCTGGATATATGTTCTCTGATAAAACAAGCCCTGACAGAGTGATTGTTGCGAAACCTGGCGATGGTGAAATCATCGTGAAGGTAGACAATATCAAATTGCCAGAACTGACAATCAAGAAAATCGACTCTGTGACCAAAGAACCGATTCCAGGTGTTGTGTATGAAGTCAAGGAAGTAGACGATACCAGCGTACAGCCTACAACAGCTACTACCGATGAAAACGGTATGATCGTGATTCCTGGGCTGAAAGCAGGTACTTATGAGATCACAGAAATTTCTACACCGAAACCATACATTCTTAATGACACACCGCAGAGAGTAAAACTCGAAGCAGGAGATCATAAAACATTGATGTTTGAGAACATCAAATACCCCACATTGATCATCGAGAAAACAGACTATACGACCAATAAGGGTATTCCAAACACCACATTCAAGATTGAGCATGAGGAAGACGATGGTGCAATTACAACAGTCGGTACATTCAAGACCGATGAAAATGGCAGAATCAAACTGCCGTATGTAGAACCTGGCTGGTATATCATAACAGAAACCATTCCGGCACAGGGCTACCAAAAACCGACAAACCCTGTAACACGTATTTATTTGAACCCTGGCGATAACTCTTATCTGAAGGATGATAATATCGCAGGTGGCGGCGGTACTGGTGGCATAGGCGGCGGTACAACGACCGACGGTATTGAAATCACAAGTGGGAATGATTACGAAGTGGTAGACGGTATCGTAAACTATCCTCTGAACAGTTTGGTTATCAAGAAAGCAGATGCCAACACAGGGGAAATGCTGGATGGTGCAACCTTTGAAGTATTCCGAATCACGGGTGAAACAAGTGGTCAAAACGGCAAACTGATCTGCACGGCAACAACTGATCATTCCGGTGTTATCGTTATCACTGGATTGGAAGCAGGTGCTTATGCAGTCAGAGAAGCGAAAGCACCAAATAACTACATTATCGCAGAAACAGATATGCAGACAGTCAATATGAAAGCAGACGGAACATCTGTGGTAGAGGTAGTATTCCGAAACTATCCTTATGGATCTCTGCTCATCACAAAAGTGGATGCCTTGACCAATAAACCATTATCCAATGCCACTTTCCAAGTAACAACAGGTGATGGAACGGTGGTTGGAAACAGCAACGGTATGTATACTACAAACAGTGATGGCGAAATCCTGATTCCAAATCTGAAACCAGGCAGTTATGTAGTAACTGAGCGCATTGCACCGGAAGGATATGCCTGCGATACAAAACCGCAGACCATTGAAATTGGTACAGATGGTGCTACATACAAAGTGCATTTCCAGAACCAGCCTATGTGCTCTCTCGTGATTTTGAAGAAAGACGCAGATAACGGTAATCCATTGTCTGGTGCGCAGTTTAAGGTAACAACATCCAAAGGCGATGTCATTGGAAGAAACAATGGCATCTTTACCACAGACAGCAATGGCTCCATTACGATTTCCTACCTCGCTAAGGATAGTTATATCGTAGAAGAAGTAAAGGCACCGGATGGTTATGTGCTGGAGGAACAGTCCAAAACCATCGCGCTGGATTATGGCAAAACTTATACCTTGGAGTTCACCAATAAAAAGATGACATCATTGGTAGTAAAGAAAATTGACGCTGTGACAGGCGAACCATTGCCAGGTGCAAAGTTCTTCGTGGAGAAACAAAACGGGGAACACGTAGGTGAGTACACCACAGATAATACAGGAACAATTCTGCTTCCGACACTTGATCCAGATTGGTATGTGGTAAGAGAAACAAAAGCGCCGGAAGGCTACATCCTAGACGAAACACCAAAAACCGTTGAAGTAAAAACAAACGTGCCAACGGTGGTAACATTTGACAACAAACCGCTTTCAGGAATCAAAATCGTAAAAACAGATTCCGAAACAGGGGAACCGTTGGAAGGTGTATCGTTCTCAGTTTCTAAAATGAATGGTGAGAAAATCGGCACATTCAAAACAGATAAAGAAGGTATGGTCTATATCTCTGATTTGGAAGATGGCTACTACACTGTAACAGAAACAGAAGGATTGGAAGGCTATCACTGGGACAAAGAACCGAAAACGGTAGAAGTCAAATCCGGCAAACAAACCATTTTGGAAGTGGAAAATCAGCCATATTCCGGTTTGGTCATTGAGAAAACCAACAGCAGGACCGGCGATCCTATTGAGGGCGTAGAATTCCTCGTGACAAAATTCAACGGCGAGCAGATCGGATACTATGAAACAGATGAATCCGGCTTGATTGTTATTGAAGGATTGGAAGAAGGCACATACTTGGTAAAGGAAACAAAAGAAGCCAAAGGCTACAAACTTGACAGCGAAGCAAAAGAAGTGGAAATCAAAGACGGCAAGAGAACAACATTAAAAGTGGAAAATGATCCAATGTCTTCTGTATTGATCCATAAAATCGACTCTGTCACAGGAGAAGGCATTCCAGGAGTGAAATTCCTGTTATATGACAGTGACAATGAACCAATCGGTCAGTTTGAAACAGATGACGAAGGCTATATCTGGATCAGAAAAGAATTGCCGGAAGGTAAGTACAAACTCAGAGAATTAGAGCCTGCAGAAGGCTATATCTCTGACAACAGCGAGAAAACATTCTATGTGCAGAAAGGCAGAACAACAGAAATCGAGTGGGAGAATACACCGGAAGTCGGTCAGATCGTTATTACAAAACGTTCTTCTGAGTTCAATGAACTGACAGGTCTTCCTGCCGGTTCTCCATTGTCTGGTGCAGTATTTGAAATCTATAATACCACAGGAAATTTGGTAGACAAGATTTCTTCCGGCAGCAATGGTGTTGCGGCATCAAAAGGTTTGCCTGTAGGTGTCTACACCATCAAAGAAGTATCTGCACCAAGATATTACGCTTTGAATGATAAAACACTTTTGGCAGAAATCAGGCACAACGGTGATATCGTCAGATTTGAAGTGCTGAACAGCAGCATTTCTTTGAACCTGACCGTTCAGAAAAAAGGACCAAATGCCGCATCTCCTGGACAGACCATCCAGTATGACATTTATGAAGTGCAAAACGGTTCCACCGGCACTTTGGAAAACTTCTATATTCATGACAGGATTCCAACAGATGCCACAAGAGCGTTGAAGATTGTTACAGGCACATATTCCGAAAGAATGTATTATAAGATCACTTATAAAACAAACTACAGGGATTATCGTGTGCTTGCGGAAAATCTTTTGACAAAGAATAGTTATGA